One window of the Chitinophaga niabensis genome contains the following:
- a CDS encoding helix-turn-helix domain-containing protein, which translates to MYKNIKAPRYNWSAPKKLDTIGGIFMSRQQKYSLAYKLDAVRQVVAGRSSVRQKADLLQINIDMLRRWVSYYRAFGTAGLERQNNRYPASFKMEVIRTYLQESLSLKATCLRFHIPCTAVLSRWLRIYEQEGNVGLKQEKRGKRKSMAPKKPATKGAKVKTREQELEEELAYLRLENQYLKKLQALIQKKQEEKAKEKKRS; encoded by the coding sequence TTGTATAAAAATATTAAAGCCCCCCGATACAATTGGAGTGCCCCCAAAAAGTTAGACACTATTGGGGGCATTTTTATGAGTAGACAACAAAAGTATAGTTTGGCCTATAAGCTTGATGCGGTCAGGCAGGTGGTCGCAGGTAGATCATCAGTACGCCAAAAGGCAGATCTGCTGCAGATCAATATTGATATGCTACGCAGGTGGGTCAGCTACTACCGGGCATTCGGCACAGCCGGGCTTGAGCGGCAGAACAACCGTTACCCTGCTTCTTTTAAAATGGAGGTGATAAGGACTTATTTGCAGGAAAGCTTATCTTTAAAAGCAACCTGCCTACGTTTCCATATTCCTTGTACGGCTGTACTGAGCAGATGGCTTCGTATATACGAACAGGAAGGTAATGTAGGGTTAAAGCAGGAGAAAAGAGGTAAACGTAAGTCTATGGCACCGAAGAAGCCTGCAACAAAAGGCGCAAAAGTTAAAACAAGGGAACAGGAACTGGAAGAAGAGCTTGCTTATCTTCGGCTTGAAAATCAATACCTAAAAAAGCTTCAGGCCTTAATTCAAAAGAAACAGGAGGAGAAAGCCAAAGAGAAAAAGCGCTCATAG
- a CDS encoding fatty acid desaturase family protein, producing the protein MAKVSFNNKNALFFPSLKASVEEYFQTNNLKKTGNFQLYLKTIVLLPAAVLLYVSLLVFPFHAAAGIALSALLGFVLACIGFNVMHDACHGSYSTKGWVNDTLGLTLNALGGNAFIWKQKHNIIHHTYTNVDGIDDDIAKSPIMRQCSTQTWVPMHRIQHIYVVLVYGISSFAWVFIMDFVKYLSRKVYKTPLQNMKASDHLVFWGSKVLYVVFYIALPIWVVGVQSWLIGFISMHLVMGFTLAIVFQLAHVVEETTFEVVGEDDMVIENEWAIHQIKTTANFAPEDKVVSWFVGGLNYQVEHHLFPRISHVHYPALSKIVEAKCKEFGLQYNSMPTMMSAVRSHFRFMRMLGMKPVAATA; encoded by the coding sequence ATGGCCAAAGTATCATTCAACAACAAGAACGCGCTTTTTTTTCCTTCGTTAAAAGCGTCTGTGGAAGAGTATTTCCAAACCAACAATCTGAAGAAAACAGGTAATTTCCAGCTCTATCTTAAAACGATTGTGCTGTTGCCTGCAGCAGTTTTGCTCTATGTCAGCCTGCTGGTATTTCCTTTTCATGCTGCAGCGGGGATAGCGCTGAGTGCACTGCTTGGCTTTGTATTAGCCTGCATCGGGTTTAACGTGATGCACGATGCCTGCCATGGAAGTTATTCTACCAAAGGCTGGGTGAACGATACGCTGGGGCTTACTTTAAATGCACTGGGCGGTAACGCCTTTATCTGGAAACAGAAACATAACATTATCCATCACACTTACACAAATGTGGATGGTATAGATGACGATATTGCAAAAAGCCCGATCATGCGCCAGTGCAGTACCCAAACATGGGTGCCGATGCACAGGATCCAGCATATTTATGTAGTGCTGGTATATGGCATCTCTTCTTTTGCATGGGTGTTTATCATGGATTTTGTAAAGTACCTGAGCCGTAAAGTATATAAAACGCCATTGCAGAACATGAAGGCGAGCGACCATCTTGTATTCTGGGGTAGCAAAGTATTATACGTGGTATTTTACATCGCATTGCCTATCTGGGTGGTAGGTGTTCAGTCCTGGCTGATCGGATTTATTTCCATGCACCTTGTAATGGGCTTTACGCTGGCTATCGTATTCCAATTGGCACACGTGGTAGAAGAAACCACATTTGAAGTAGTTGGAGAAGATGATATGGTGATAGAAAACGAATGGGCTATTCATCAGATCAAAACCACTGCGAATTTTGCACCGGAAGATAAAGTGGTATCATGGTTTGTAGGTGGCCTGAATTACCAGGTAGAGCATCACCTGTTTCCTAGGATCAGCCATGTGCATTATCCTGCACTGAGCAAGATCGTTGAAGCAAAGTGTAAAGAATTTGGTTTGCAGTATAATTCTATGCCTACTATGATGAGTGCAGTAAGATCGCATTTCCGGTTTATGCGTATGCTGGGGATGAAACCAGTAGCCGCTACAGCATAA
- a CDS encoding FecR family protein, producing the protein MENELYIRELIIKEHFGIISEEEQLELDGILATSEEARKIREEVQQVPADDAREYLENVNLRAGLDNVYERYNAQRARRRNRTRWVSAAALLAAVAVGAYIWMPGKKANLQPQQIAQAAEGSATLQLANGQVITMSDSGQQNINLQNTNVQNNNRVLKFDVQDNEGATGWNTLTVPPTLDYQVVLSDGTQVWLNSTSKIRFPFKFPGNQREVFIEGEAYFTVKQDAARPFIVHAGQADIQVLGTSFNVNAYRATQVITSLVQGKVAVQSGSGKLLLDPGKEVVVATGEPLVMRDFDQQTTLAWRQGEHYFRDASIREIGEMMSRWYDVDLVIDNPEAGNMRLRGKLYRHRPLQNFLDQLNSLGLVQFYWKNNVLHCK; encoded by the coding sequence ATGGAGAATGAACTGTACATACGGGAATTAATCATAAAGGAACACTTCGGGATCATTTCCGAAGAGGAACAGCTTGAATTGGACGGCATACTGGCCACCAGTGAGGAAGCAAGGAAGATCCGCGAAGAAGTTCAGCAGGTTCCGGCAGATGATGCACGTGAATACCTGGAAAATGTGAACCTCCGGGCCGGCCTGGATAATGTTTATGAACGATATAATGCCCAAAGGGCCAGGCGGCGCAATCGTACCCGCTGGGTTTCTGCCGCTGCATTGCTGGCAGCAGTGGCTGTAGGCGCCTATATCTGGATGCCCGGTAAAAAAGCTAACCTGCAGCCACAGCAAATAGCCCAGGCAGCAGAAGGCTCCGCTACCCTGCAACTGGCAAACGGACAGGTGATCACCATGAGCGATTCCGGCCAGCAGAACATCAACCTGCAGAATACCAATGTTCAGAATAATAACCGCGTCCTGAAATTTGACGTACAGGATAATGAAGGCGCCACCGGCTGGAACACGCTTACTGTTCCTCCTACGCTGGACTACCAGGTAGTACTGTCAGACGGTACCCAGGTATGGCTGAACAGCACTTCCAAGATCCGTTTTCCTTTTAAATTCCCGGGTAATCAAAGGGAAGTGTTCATAGAAGGGGAAGCCTACTTCACCGTGAAACAGGACGCTGCCCGCCCTTTTATTGTACATGCAGGGCAGGCAGATATCCAGGTATTAGGTACTTCCTTCAACGTGAATGCTTACAGGGCCACACAAGTGATCACTTCACTGGTACAGGGTAAAGTGGCCGTTCAGTCTGGCTCCGGCAAACTGCTCCTGGATCCGGGTAAAGAAGTGGTGGTAGCTACCGGCGAACCACTGGTGATGCGTGATTTTGACCAGCAAACCACCCTTGCATGGCGCCAGGGCGAACATTACTTCAGGGATGCTTCTATCCGCGAGATAGGAGAAATGATGAGCCGCTGGTATGATGTAGACCTGGTGATTGATAACCCGGAAGCTGGTAATATGCGGCTGCGTGGTAAGTTATACCGGCACCGTCCCCTGCAAAACTTCCTGGACCAGTTGAACAGCCTTGGCCTGGTGCAGTTCTACTGGAAGAATAACGTTTTACATTGTAAATAG
- a CDS encoding SDR family NAD(P)-dependent oxidoreductase, translated as MKNLANKTALVTGGSRGIGAAIAKRLAREGANVAITYQASAEKATALVKEIEQLGVKSIAIQADSADPLAVKKAVDQTAKELGGLDILVNNAGIAAYKDVSEMTIEDFDLITAVNIRAVFAGSHAALPYLKKGGRIINIGSCQAERMPTPGGTLYAMSKSALIGLTKGMARDLGKKGITVNAVHPGPIDTDMNPANGPHADFQRSLMALSAFGTADDIAGMVSYLAGPESSYVTGAGFVIDGGTNI; from the coding sequence ATGAAAAATTTAGCCAACAAAACAGCCCTGGTAACAGGAGGAAGCCGCGGTATTGGTGCGGCCATAGCAAAAAGACTTGCCCGTGAGGGAGCCAATGTAGCCATTACCTATCAGGCTTCTGCAGAAAAAGCAACCGCCCTGGTGAAAGAAATAGAACAACTGGGAGTGAAAAGTATCGCCATTCAGGCAGACAGTGCAGATCCCCTGGCAGTGAAAAAAGCAGTGGACCAGACTGCTAAGGAATTGGGAGGTTTGGATATCCTGGTAAATAATGCAGGGATTGCAGCTTACAAAGATGTGTCTGAAATGACGATCGAGGATTTTGACCTGATCACTGCCGTGAACATCCGTGCTGTATTTGCCGGATCTCATGCTGCCCTGCCTTATCTGAAAAAAGGTGGAAGGATCATCAATATCGGCAGTTGCCAGGCGGAAAGGATGCCCACCCCCGGTGGCACTTTATATGCAATGAGTAAAAGTGCATTGATCGGCCTCACAAAAGGTATGGCGCGAGACCTGGGTAAAAAAGGCATTACGGTGAATGCTGTTCATCCCGGACCGATCGATACAGATATGAATCCGGCCAATGGCCCACATGCTGATTTTCAACGCTCTCTGATGGCACTTTCAGCGTTTGGTACTGCGGATGATATTGCAGGTATGGTTTCGTATCTCGCTGGTCCTGAGAGTAGTTATGTAACCGGTGCCGGTTTTGTAATAGACGGAGGGACTAATATTTAA
- a CDS encoding RNA polymerase sigma factor: MDDKCIIAEMKKGNTAAFNHLYDKYYKPLFAFAYTKMGNIQDAEDIVQERFLVLLTNEGIWARITDLRPYLYRMVNNACLHELSAHESKSKKEQLYGQYLVAGHENELPEVLRQMNEESRSRVMTPLLSNLGRQCRRALELVYMEDKSYVEAGKIMGVSKESIKTHLSIGKSYFRKRIDTLINLAALVCLVRLW; the protein is encoded by the coding sequence ATGGACGACAAATGCATCATAGCAGAAATGAAAAAAGGTAATACGGCCGCTTTCAATCACTTGTATGACAAATACTATAAGCCGCTATTTGCCTTTGCCTATACAAAAATGGGAAATATTCAGGATGCTGAAGATATTGTGCAGGAGCGTTTCCTGGTACTACTCACCAATGAAGGCATCTGGGCACGTATCACAGATCTGCGTCCTTACCTTTACAGGATGGTGAACAATGCCTGCCTCCATGAACTTTCTGCACATGAGTCCAAATCAAAGAAAGAACAACTATATGGCCAGTATCTCGTTGCCGGTCATGAAAACGAACTTCCGGAGGTGCTCCGGCAAATGAATGAAGAGTCCCGCAGCCGTGTTATGACACCATTACTATCCAACCTGGGCCGCCAATGCAGAAGAGCGCTGGAACTCGTTTATATGGAAGATAAATCCTATGTAGAAGCAGGGAAGATCATGGGCGTTTCCAAAGAAAGTATCAAAACACATCTTAGTATAGGGAAAAGCTATTTCAGGAAAAGAATAGATACCCTTATTAATCTCGCGGCACTGGTTTGCCTCGTTCGCTTATGGTAG
- a CDS encoding IS3 family transposase, which yields MPKKASGLNSKETGGESQREKALIVLELRQKGNLAQLLHIASMARSSFYYYINHKPVADRYEVIKCRIVQLYQRHKGLLGYRRILLALRSKGLKINHKTVLKLMQQLRLKSVIRRKKYRSYKGEVGKTTPNLLQRKFKADRPMQKLATDITEFKVKDQKLYLSPVIDLFNGEIISYKLSERPNFEQITQMLKGTIRRLTSDLKPILHSDQGWQYQMKQYQQILLENNISPSMSRKGNCLDNAIIENFFGTIKAEMFYLKKYQSIQELASDIKEYIHYYNHTRIRINLKGKSPVQYRAQYLKN from the coding sequence ATACCTAAAAAAGCTTCAGGCCTTAATTCAAAAGAAACAGGAGGAGAAAGCCAAAGAGAAAAAGCGCTCATAGTGCTTGAATTAAGGCAAAAAGGGAATTTAGCGCAACTACTGCATATAGCCTCCATGGCCCGCAGTTCTTTCTACTATTACATCAACCACAAGCCCGTTGCAGACCGGTATGAGGTTATAAAATGCCGGATTGTCCAACTCTATCAACGTCATAAAGGGCTTTTGGGCTACCGGCGGATACTGCTGGCCTTACGCTCAAAAGGACTTAAGATCAATCACAAAACGGTACTAAAGCTCATGCAACAGCTCCGGCTTAAAAGCGTGATCCGACGGAAGAAATACCGGTCATACAAAGGGGAAGTAGGGAAAACTACGCCGAATTTGCTGCAGCGGAAGTTTAAAGCAGACCGGCCTATGCAAAAATTGGCTACCGACATTACCGAGTTCAAAGTAAAAGATCAGAAACTATATCTTTCCCCGGTAATCGACCTGTTTAATGGTGAGATCATTAGCTATAAGCTATCTGAGCGTCCTAACTTCGAGCAAATAACACAGATGTTAAAAGGCACTATCAGGCGGCTTACCAGCGATCTTAAACCCATTCTGCATTCTGATCAGGGATGGCAATACCAAATGAAACAATACCAGCAAATATTGCTGGAAAACAACATCTCTCCCAGCATGTCCAGGAAAGGTAATTGCCTGGACAATGCCATCATTGAGAACTTTTTCGGCACAATCAAAGCAGAAATGTTTTACCTGAAAAAGTATCAATCCATCCAGGAGTTAGCCAGTGACATCAAAGAATACATTCATTATTACAATCATACCAGGATTAGAATTAACCTAAAAGGAAAGAGCCCGGTACAATACCGAGCTCAATACTTAAAAAATTAA